The following proteins come from a genomic window of Orenia metallireducens:
- the alr gene encoding alanine racemase — translation MEIKNLRPTWLNIDLDAIKFNLKQVRKRIDPDTEIMAIVKANGYGHGASEVSKVALEEGVGWLGVATVHEGVELRKGGIEAPILILGTLLSNQIDEVVEYGLTPTVYTYELAKNLSQLGIDIKVHIKVDTGMGRIGLIAEEAGEEIIKIANLPNIKIEGLFTHFAKSDVDEIYTSKQLDRFNRLISFLKDNGIEIPIIHTSNSAAIINFSKAHYKLVRMGIILYGLYPDPTLSDQIKLKPAMSWKAKIVHVKEVEAGTAISYGCTYITKSRTKVATLPVGYHDGYSRALSGQVEVLFKGKRVPVIGNICMDQMMIDVSGIEAEVGDVVTLIGREGEESISANELAQKLGTINYEVVSRIGLRVPRVFYKNNEVIGFKEG, via the coding sequence ATGGAGATTAAAAATTTAAGACCTACTTGGCTAAATATAGATTTAGATGCTATTAAATTTAATCTTAAACAGGTGAGAAAGAGAATAGATCCAGATACAGAGATAATGGCAATCGTTAAAGCAAATGGCTATGGCCATGGAGCAAGTGAAGTTTCCAAAGTAGCTTTAGAAGAAGGGGTAGGTTGGTTGGGAGTTGCTACGGTACATGAAGGTGTGGAATTACGTAAAGGGGGAATAGAAGCTCCTATTCTAATTTTAGGAACTTTATTATCAAATCAAATTGATGAGGTAGTTGAATATGGTCTAACACCAACAGTTTACACTTATGAATTAGCTAAAAATTTATCTCAATTAGGAATTGATATAAAAGTACATATTAAGGTGGATACAGGTATGGGAAGAATAGGGTTGATAGCTGAAGAGGCTGGAGAAGAGATAATTAAAATAGCTAATTTACCTAATATTAAAATTGAAGGTCTCTTTACCCATTTTGCCAAATCTGATGTTGATGAGATTTATACCTCAAAACAGTTAGATAGATTTAATAGATTGATCAGTTTTTTAAAGGATAATGGTATTGAGATTCCGATAATACATACTTCAAATAGTGCAGCTATTATTAATTTTTCTAAGGCTCATTATAAATTAGTAAGAATGGGGATAATCTTATATGGTTTATATCCTGATCCCACTTTATCTGATCAGATAAAGTTAAAGCCTGCTATGAGCTGGAAAGCTAAGATTGTTCACGTAAAAGAGGTTGAAGCAGGAACAGCGATTAGTTATGGATGTACCTATATAACTAAATCTAGGACTAAAGTAGCTACTTTACCTGTTGGTTATCATGATGGCTATTCTAGAGCTTTGTCTGGTCAGGTAGAGGTTTTATTTAAAGGAAAGCGGGTACCAGTAATTGGGAATATATGCATGGATCAGATGATGATAGATGTATCTGGAATAGAAGCAGAGGTTGGCGATGTGGTAACCCTGATAGGAAGGGAAGGAGAAGAGAGTATTTCAGCAAATGAGCTAGCCCAAAAGTTAGGAACTATAAATTATGAAGTTGTTAGTAGAATTGGTTTAAGAGTGCCTAGAGTTTTTTATAAGAATAATGAAGTTATTGGGTTTAAGGAGGGATAG